One genomic segment of Ictidomys tridecemlineatus isolate mIctTri1 chromosome Y, mIctTri1.hap1, whole genome shotgun sequence includes these proteins:
- the LOC144371828 gene encoding testis-specific Y-encoded protein 1-like isoform X2 has protein sequence MARQGELEESQDQHSREHEGEEDTQVQLVQRRLPKAGRRPPRLRSKMDKLQILQLELSFVNARASRACARLKRKVEMRCKSHLDRRRAIIQRIPGFWAKVMMYHPQVSVILSWADKDLLSYLRNLEVEELRYPKSLYRIKFSFQENPYFQNEVVMKEYQLNITGYEASCSSVLQWLVDGEALVHSPLQDSSRLTFFSWLSGHKCADSNRIAEVIIEDLWVNPLDYYQEEDSTRAEDAGLARNLGLLHDQTQSPCLGTCQQGP, from the exons ATGGCCAGACAAGGAGAATTGGAGGAGAGCCAG GACCAGCACTCAAGGGAGCACGAAGGTGAGGAAGATACCCAGGTGCAGCTGGTGCAGAGGAGGCTGCCCAAGGCAGGACGCAGACCACCCAGACTGCGGTCAAAAATGGACAAGCTGCAAATCCTGCAGTTGGAGCTCAGCTTTGTGAATGCCCGAGCCAGCCGGGCCTGTGCAAGGCTGAAGAGGAAGGTGGAAATGAGGTGCAAATCACACTTGGATCGCAGAAGGGCCATCATCCAGCGCATCCCTGGCTTCTGGGCCAAAGTG ATGATGTACCACCCCCAGGTTTCTGTCATCCTCAGTTGGGCAGATAAAGACCTGCTAAGCTATTTGAGGAATTTAGAG GTGGAGGAACTCAGGTATCCCAAGTCCCTCTACAGGATCAAGTTCTCCTTTCAAGAAAACCCCTACTTCCAGAATGAAGTGGTCATGAAGGAGTATCAGCTGAACATCACTG GGTATGAGGCATCCTGTTCCAGTGTGCTGCAGTGGCTGGTGGATGGGGAGGCACTGGTGCACAGCCCCTTGCAGGACTCCAGCAGGCTGACCTTCTTCAGCTGGTTGTCAGGGCACAAGTGTGCTGACTCTAACAGGATTGCTGAG GTCATCATCGAGGACCTGTGGGTCAATCCTCTGGACTACTACCAGGAGGAAGACAGCACCAGGGCAGAGGATGCTGGCCTGGCAAG GAACCTCGGCCTGCTACATGACCAGACCCAGTCTCCATGTTTGGGTACATGCCAGCAGGGCCCATGA
- the LOC144371828 gene encoding testis-specific Y-encoded protein 1-like isoform X1 produces MARQGELEESQDQHSREHEGEEDTQVQLVQRRLPKAGRRPPRLRSKMDKLQILQLELSFVNARASRACARLKRKVEMRCKSHLDRRRAIIQRIPGFWAKVMMYHPQVSVILSWADKDLLSYLRNLEAWQVEELRYPKSLYRIKFSFQENPYFQNEVVMKEYQLNITGYEASCSSVLQWLVDGEALVHSPLQDSSRLTFFSWLSGHKCADSNRIAEVIIEDLWVNPLDYYQEEDSTRAEDAGLARNLGLLHDQTQSPCLGTCQQGP; encoded by the exons ATGGCCAGACAAGGAGAATTGGAGGAGAGCCAG GACCAGCACTCAAGGGAGCACGAAGGTGAGGAAGATACCCAGGTGCAGCTGGTGCAGAGGAGGCTGCCCAAGGCAGGACGCAGACCACCCAGACTGCGGTCAAAAATGGACAAGCTGCAAATCCTGCAGTTGGAGCTCAGCTTTGTGAATGCCCGAGCCAGCCGGGCCTGTGCAAGGCTGAAGAGGAAGGTGGAAATGAGGTGCAAATCACACTTGGATCGCAGAAGGGCCATCATCCAGCGCATCCCTGGCTTCTGGGCCAAAGTG ATGATGTACCACCCCCAGGTTTCTGTCATCCTCAGTTGGGCAGATAAAGACCTGCTAAGCTATTTGAGGAATTTAGAG GCCTGGCAGGTGGAGGAACTCAGGTATCCCAAGTCCCTCTACAGGATCAAGTTCTCCTTTCAAGAAAACCCCTACTTCCAGAATGAAGTGGTCATGAAGGAGTATCAGCTGAACATCACTG GGTATGAGGCATCCTGTTCCAGTGTGCTGCAGTGGCTGGTGGATGGGGAGGCACTGGTGCACAGCCCCTTGCAGGACTCCAGCAGGCTGACCTTCTTCAGCTGGTTGTCAGGGCACAAGTGTGCTGACTCTAACAGGATTGCTGAG GTCATCATCGAGGACCTGTGGGTCAATCCTCTGGACTACTACCAGGAGGAAGACAGCACCAGGGCAGAGGATGCTGGCCTGGCAAG GAACCTCGGCCTGCTACATGACCAGACCCAGTCTCCATGTTTGGGTACATGCCAGCAGGGCCCATGA